The following is a genomic window from Bacteroidetes bacterium GWF2_43_63.
GGTCACTACCCCTTTAAGGAAGGTAACCGGGTCTGGACGGGCTTCTTTGTAAAGTTCGAAATTGTAAATATCCATGCTTCGTACTTCAAGTCCGCCTGTAGCAAAGTAGGCTTTTTCACCTGAAGCCGAAACAAACAGAAACGCTTCGTCATTATGGGTGTTTATCGGATAGCCGATATTTACGGGGGTCGACCAGGTTAAGTCTTCATTGAGCCGGCAGTAAAAAATATCCAGTCCGCCCATGCCCAAATGTCCGTCAGATGTGAAGTACAGGGTTTTTCCATCGGGATGAAGAAATGGCGACATCTCGTTTCCGCCTGTATTAATATTCGCAGGAAGTACAACCGGTTCTGTCCAATCACCGTCATCGCCCAGATGTGTTACAAAAAGGTCCATTCCGCCATTGCGCGACGAGGTGAAATAAATGGTTTTTCCGTCTGGTGATATGCTTGGTTGGCTGTCCCATTCCTTTGAATTGATTTCATACAGATTCACCGGATAATCCCAGCCGCCTCTGTACCATTCGGACCTGTATAAATCACAACTGCCTTTTCCGGCCTCGCGGTTACAGGCGGTGAAATACAGAATTTTTCCATCAGGCGAAATGGTATGGGCGCCTTCGTTGCCCGCGCTGTTTAGTCTTTCGCTCAGTGGAATTGCGGTTGTCCATTGCCCATCAACAAGCTTGCTTGTATAAAAGTCTTCCTGCATGCTACCAGAGCTTTCCGTAGAAGTGCTTTTGATAAGACGGGTAAAAATGATGGTCGATTCATCAGCAGTGAGTGCAGGCATGTATTCCGAATTCTCTGTATTTATGCCAACTCCAAGTGGTTTCGGATCAAATTCTTTTGGGTTTTTAATTTGGTCTATTGCAAATTTGCACACTTCAATCCCATGCTCTGCCTGCATTTTAGGCCCTGGCTTGGGCGAATATTTCAGAAAAGACTGGAAATGTGACAATGCCTGTTCATATTTACCGGTCTTTATTTCCAGATTGCCTGTAATAAAAAAGGTGGATGGAAAAAAATCAGCATCCAGTGCAATACTCTTTTCATAATACTCGATTGCTTTGGGATAATCCTTTTTTTCCTCATACAAAGTCCCAAGCATGATGTAAGGCTCAATGAATTTTGGATCATACAGAATGGCGCGGTTGAATGAATTCACAGCGTCATCGTAATTGTATCTGTTCAGAAAACTTACTCCCTCATTGTATTCCTTGATCGCTTTTTTGTTTTTCGATGACAGTGTGTTTTCCTGTGCATTCATAAACAGTGGAAGCATTATCAGCAACGTGTATAAAAATATGTTTTTCATGACATCAGGGGATTTTAATGTATTTGTGTGTCTGTACTGATAAACGCCATTGGGGGTGCGTTGTTATGTAGTTTACGAGCATTGGCAATACTTCATTTCGCACACTCCATTCGGGCTGAAGTTGAATAATACAGGAAGGATTTACAAGATTGGCCAGCCCTTCAGCAAAAACCATGTCATTTTCTCCCTGAATGATAACTTTGAGTTCATGCGCCTTTGCAAACCAATAGGGATGAACAGTTACTCCTTTTTTAGGACTAACACATATCCAGTCGAATGAGCCGCTGGGGTTTTCACTCCCAGAAGTTTCCAGGTAAATGAAAATATTGTTTTTGTGCAACTCAGCTGTCAAATAGTCCATGCTCCACTTGAGTGGTTCTCCACCGGTAAGAACAACGGCCCCAAGCTTTGAGTTGACCACATTTTCAACAATACTTTCCGCGGGCATCAGTGGGTGAAGTTCCGGGTCCCACGATTCTTTCACATCACAAAAACTACAGCCCACATCGCATCCGCCCAAACGCACAAACCATGCGGCTTTGCCCGTATTGACACCTTCGCCCTGCAAACTGGAAAACTGCTCCATCACTGGCAGAAATCTGCCATCGTCCTGATTTATTTCTGAATTCATCAGCACAAAGATACAATTTTTTGCTCCTGTTTCAAAGCACAAATCAGTCAGTTTGTCTTTGAAAAAAGCTCGATAGATGTAAAATATATTTGATTGAAAGACGAATTCAGCTGGCGTTGAAAAAGCCATTGGTAGTGCCGAACATTTTGGCGTCTGTTGGACATTTTTAAAGCTGAGGTACGGACCCGGAATCGTTGGGCGCGGTTAAGCCTTTATTCCCGACGATTCCGGGTGGCTTCTTAAAATAGAAAAACGTTACGATATTCCATCGTTCCGGCCGGTTCGAAATCCCTCGAAGGGTTCTGAACCCTTCGAGGGATAATATTCGGCCGGAATATGGAATCGTCGTAACAGCTTCAAAAACAACGATTCCATATCCTCTCGCTCCTTCGTCGCTTTCGGACGATGGAATATTGTTTTTGAAGAAAGCGTTGTTTTGAGACAGCCTCGCTAATATATCGGGAATGCATTCAACATTTTGTTTTCCGTGACAGCCCAATCCATGCCCAACGCTAAGTCGTTGCACGCGGCCTTTCAACTTTACAACTTTATAAACTCTGTCCTACCTGACCACCGTCACATTTCCTTCGCGCTCAATTACAGATTCATCCAGCATGGTAGCTTTGATGTGCCAGAAATAAACACCACTCTGAACGGGTATGCCTTGAAATTCGCCATCC
Proteins encoded in this region:
- a CDS encoding 7-carboxy-7-deazaguanine synthase QueE, which encodes MNSEINQDDGRFLPVMEQFSSLQGEGVNTGKAAWFVRLGGCDVGCSFCDVKESWDPELHPLMPAESIVENVVNSKLGAVVLTGGEPLKWSMDYLTAELHKNNIFIYLETSGSENPSGSFDWICVSPKKGVTVHPYWFAKAHELKVIIQGENDMVFAEGLANLVNPSCIIQLQPEWSVRNEVLPMLVNYITTHPQWRLSVQTHKYIKIP